Within the Rosa rugosa chromosome 2, drRosRugo1.1, whole genome shotgun sequence genome, the region TCACCAATGCTATATATTGATAGAAGGGCTAGGGATTCTTTGTGGAGAACTAAAGGCAGTGCCCATGTAGGGTGGAGTCAAGTGTGCTATCCTTAGAGCATCAGCAATGGggactcaaatttgggtccaaaaccTAAATTTGAGTCCAAAAGTAATGGATTTCAGTTGCATGGGTCGGAATAAAATGGACCTATATCAGCCGGAGACCCAAAAAAAAGATCAAATTTGAGTCAAGAGAGGAACCAAAAAAAATTGGACCCAAATCTGGTGGGACCCACCACGTTGCATTGCTGATGCATGCCAGTGGGCTATGGGGTCAGAAAAGCCTGGGCCCCACAATTTTTCTTAACCAAAAGGCTCTTTCTGTTTTAAACTGAGGGCCATGATtgaatgtttaattcaatctaaCGGCCAAAAATTGATTCAatcaattatataaaaatttgttttacagtttttttttttttttttgagaaacgttaaattttgaatatatatatgtgttaagtttttttttttttttgttaggcatttttttatcttaatttaagatatatatgtgtgtatgtgtgtgtgtgttaaaacaaacataaagtaGAAGACTCAAATATGAATATGTTCCACATTGGCAAGATTTGtgttttggacccaaatttgagtctAAAAAAATGAGTCCAAAATATAGGTCCTAAAATAAGTCCTGCAGCACTTAATAAAAGTAAGTTCTTTTGTACACTATTTAGATGGACTCAAATTACTATTCCAGCttatttggacccaaatttgagtctAAAAAATGAGTCTCTAAGAATGCAGGTGGTCTTGGAGTCAAACCTAGCTAAAATAAAAATACTCACGGGTAATTTGttataagaaaaataatattttatgaaaaacaacaaaagtttGCCCGCTTCCGTCTGCTTtgaaatttattttcatcaaaaaTTTTCGGGTTTCTTCAAAAAGAGCAACGTTGACCCGACCCGTTTGCCATTAATTCCCCACCTAAACCGGCAAAACGCAGACCAGTAGCCAAGGCAGTTCCCACCTGAAAATCCTGACCCAATTACAGTAATGGAGCAAAACCCTCTTCAATCCGACGGCGGCCCAGATGGCCTTCCCGTCAGGTCCACGACCCTCATAACCTTCTCCCGCCGAGGCCGAAACCGGAATCCTAAAGCTGCTCAGCAGAGACTTGAAATCCTCagaaaaaccctaaacccaattCCCTTTGTGCCCGCCAAAAACCCGAACTTGCAGCGCCATGAGGAGCTCCTGAAGCGGCTGGGCCTCTGGGACTTTCTCCACATCCAGTTTGATCCGACTGTTCGGGCTGATCTTATTGCTGAGTTGATTGTTAACTATAACCCTCAGCGGCGGTGCAGCTACGTCGGTGAGGTCCGGATTAGGGTCAGCCCTGCCGATTTGGGACGCGCATTGAAGCTTCCGGTTGGGGTGAAATCGAAGAAGAATGtggttgcaggtgaggtggagGAGGCTCCGGCTCCGGCGGCGTCGGAGGAATCGATAGCTTTGGTTGAGGATTTGGTAGGCAATTGGGTGCTTTTGCAGGAGGATGAGCCCAGGGAGGTTTTGAAGTGGTGTAAGGATATCAAAGAAGGGCTGTTTGGGAATGTGGATTGGGCTGGTTTGATTTGGTTCATGGTGGAAAAGGAGTTGCTTAAGGGGGGGGGTCTACAGTTGGGGGATTGTTACTATGCATCGCATTTGCAGTTATTGATAAAATCTCAGTGCGAGAGTTTGTTTTCGGACAAGGGACAAGGGTCTAGGGTGGAGATTGAGTTGAAGGAGGACGGGGAAGAGGATGGTATAATGGGTGGGGAGGATGATTTTCAGGGAGGCAGATTGGAGGAGCACGGTATTAAACTATGTCTTGGGGAAGAAAATGTGGAGAAATGTTATATTGAGAAAGTCGATGTGGAGGAAGTTGATGTTGAGCAGGAAAATGTGGAGGAACTTGATGTTGACCAAGAAAATGTGGAGAAAGTTATAGGTGAAAGGGTGCTAGTTGAGGTTGAGGATGAGGATGTAATGGATGTCGAAGAATTTAAGGAGGAAGAGCCTACCCAATGGCTTTTGTCTGGGAAGGGCAATTTAAAAGGACCTTGTTTGCAGCGGTGCAATCTTCACGGGGTTGAGGATTTGGGTTGTGGGGATGAGAGAAAAAATTATATGGAgttgggagaagaagaagaggatgatcAGGAGGGAGGCTTCGACCTTTCAATGAAGGGTTTTTCTTTGGAGGGGTTGTCTTCAGGAAGTCTTATGCAGGTCATGGAAGGGGGCCATATCCCTCTTGGCTCTGGTATGCCACTGCATGATCATTTGGCCACAGATTTTCCTTCGTCAAGGTGGGACCTAATGCTTCCTGGAAGTTCTTCACTTTCTGGTAATGGTCACAAGAGAGAGTTTAGCCATGAAAATGATAATTCTGATCATGGTCTCGATGGTAATAAGAGGTTGAGGACTGATGGCCCTTGGCATAGTAAGATGCCGGGTGACTTTGACGTGTGTATGGAGCATATACAGCAGTGGATGGGGAAAATGGAGGATATACAACAGTGGATGGGGAAAGCTAGGATAATGTATGTGGCAAAAGAACAGGAGTGTGAAGACACTAAAATGAAGCAGCAGCTTTTACTGGTAGAGTTGCAGAAAAGGGATGAGTTCATTGAGCACTTGCACAAGGCCAGGACCGAAGACCAGCAGAAGAGACAAACTGAGAAGTATAGGTTTGAGCATGAGGTTTATTTGATGCAAAATCTCTTGAATGGCTATAGGAAGGCTTTAAAGGCAACACAAAAGGCATTTGCTGAATATAAAGCACGCAATCCACAGGCTGATGAGCCACTCTATAGAGATGTTCCTGGTTCTGGGGGTCTTGTTTTAAGCACTCGAGAACTTGAAAAGCTTCGCttaaagcaagaagaagaagagaggatgAGGCGCCTGGTGATTGAAACAAAAATTAAGGACTTTGAAGCTGGGTGGATTAGCAAATTTGAAGCACACCACAAGAGTGTTGAAGTAGTGAGTAATAGGTTGTTGGGTGTGGAGAAGGAAGTGAAACTTCTCAATGAACAGCTTACAAAACAGAGGCTTTCAGAGACACCAGAACATACTCCAAATGAATCATGAGATGCTCGGTGAGTCATCTATTTGTTATAAATCCATACTTAAAAAAGCAATTTAAGCTTTTATTAGTGTGTTGAATGATGCAACTATGCTATGATGCAGTGTTAATCCTAGTTTTATGTGTGGTAATGTGATGTTGATACCATTTTAATCTTGTTATTCACAATTGTTACTTGAATTGGTCACCTAGTAGATGGTGGCTGCAGTGGCCTTGTCCCCTTACCCATTGATGCTGTTGCATCCCTATTTGTCATTGAATATTTCTATACAATCATGTCCACCATGTGAAGATTTTGTCAGGAATTAGGAGTGCGGTATCATTATCATAATGGTGTCTTTATATTTGCTGCCAATTTTGTGCTCTGAAATTTTGTAGTAATTGGTCCAGTAGCTTGACAAAGCAGCTCTCCAAGTAGGAGGAAAAGCTTACCCATGGAATAGTTTTCTAGTACAAGTATATTAGTATTTTAGCTGCTTTAATTGTATAAGGTACCCTCTTAGTATGTATGGTGTCCTCTATTACCAAATATTTCTACCCAGTGTATCTGCTTCCATGTAATCTATTCTGCATGTGTTCCATGAAAGAGCTTTCTGTTTGATGTAAATTCATTGTTTTTTTGGCCTCCTGGAATTTTGTTTGAAGATTATGAGGGAACTATTGGATAATGTTAATTCATGCAACCGGGATTAATTATTGATCACCTTTTAATGTGATTGTTCTTTGATGCAGGTTGGGGAGTGTTCAATTCTACAAATTTAATGTAGAGGCATGTACATGAGGAATAGTCAACATTCGGAAGTGTCTTCTTTCACACTAACTTTTACTTGACTGGTAATGGGCTTAACATTAGAGGTCATTTAGTAGCTTAAAGCTTTTGTCTTATTAGGGATTTATCTAAATTCTAATGAATGATGAACAAGATGTTTGCATCCATTTAAGTGTTTTAATGTACATGCTAACGAACACTAGAAGATCTGTAGTTTATGTTCTGCAACTTCATTCTCCTGTTGCAATTAGTTGGTCATTAATCTTCTAGTAGCTTAATCTCTTATTGTTTATACTCTACGATCCCATATGGCTGAGACTGGTTTTGGTCAGGCCCTTATGCTCAAGTATCTGTTGACTTGTTTTCAGAGACTTTAAGCATATGCTGGAATGTTGAATGTTATTATTCATAATTGTACCTTTTAGTGCTGTTGCACTGTTTGAAGTGAGAATAAGATTGTAGGCAACAAGATCCTCCAGTTCCTAAATCGGAGCGAGAGTCCTTTCGAGTTGTACAACAATTGTAGCCCTAAGCATAACTTGCTAAACAAGTCTTAGCAAGTTTTGAATATCTCCCAGTTTGAACATGATGGCAATTGgtactttttcttctttaagaTTGATGATGTTTACTTGATGCattgctttcttttttcttttttttttaattgtttttaaatttttagtGCTGTCATGACTGAAGTTTGGGAATGTTCCCGGCAAGTCTGGCTACCCATTTGAGTTTGTTTGGTATAAATTTGGATTCTTTCAGTTCATTATGATATTGAAGTTCTAATTTTTCTTGTTAGTTGAATTGAAATGTGCctgtttattttatttcttattgTGGAGAACATATAAATTACTGTAATGGTACAGTACTACAGTGCCATTTTGGTTAAGTTGAATTTGCTTCTTTGCTTCCCCGGGTTGACTGTGTGGAAGGACAAAGAGGCTTTTAATCTCTTTCCAGatgcttttttttctttgggtgcaTTTCTGTGTTTTTGAAAATTATACATGTCATCATTGTTCGCATTTTAAATTCTACCTGCTTGGTTTTTACCTGTTGTTGCAACTATATGATATCAAGGAAGAACTTTATCTGTTCAAAGCCTCCACAATTTCATGCTTTGGTACTCTTCTCATAAAGTAGACATGTTATAAAAGATGCAACATAATCATGGACACGACTTCGTATACTCCAATCATTCTTGCATTGTGTGAAGATTGAATGGTTATAGAAGCCTGGGATTTTCATGATGAGTTGGTTGATTGAGGTCCAATACCTAGATAATATACTTGTACATTAGTCTTCAATGCATTAAATTTGACTGGAGAGGTGAATTTACTTGATGTTGACCTGTATATAAGAATGAGAAGATAGAAGCAGATAATGAAGGTGAAGCCAGTAATGACTCGCAAAGGGTATGATCGCATGGTGGAGACTTGATGTTATGAAGAATCTGGATAAGTGGTATGCTCCCTGTCAATAGTTCTGTTGTTCGCGAGTTTGCTATCAAGTATACATGGCTATATCAAGTTCCATGAACCTTTGAGCATATAAAGTTGGAGATGTGTAATTTGCGAGCAATCTATTACCATATTTTAGttcctttctttttcaaatggaattctgtaacaaagaaaacaaaaacttagAAAGTTCACCGTCGCCTGAAATTTATGATGAGGCTGTGTATCCTTATTGTATTGTATTTGTATCACATGCATACATGGGCGCAAGGCACTCTTATTTAACTAAAAGATGATTGTGAGGCTGCACTAGCCAAAGGTGAGTTGGTACTTGGGCTGTTTGTTAGGGGAGAAGAGACCAAAATGTTTCTCAACTTCGTCACCAGTCTTGAGGTTTTCATCAAACATGGCAAACAGATAAGTTTCGATACCTCCATTAGGCCTCTTCGGAGTCCCGGTCTTCACATGCTTGATCAAATTGCTGTAGTATGTTCCTGCATTACCAGTAGTTGCAGCATCACTACCTGCAGATGGCCAACCACTCTCGGATACAACTATCGCCATATTGGGTGCCCCTGCTTTTTCAAGAGCAGAGTAAAGAGTATCCAACAAAGCATCAAAGAGGTTCTGGTACCCATTACTACCATCTTGTACCACTACCCCTGGTGAAGTGAACAAGGCATACTCTAGTTTTATGTCAGCAGGGTTACCGATATAGGCGAAGTAGGGGTATATATTGGCAAGAAGTGGTGATCCATTGTTGCCTAAAAAGGTGATAACTGGGGTAATGAATGAATTCGCAGCATCGCTGAATGCCCCACTAGAAGGAGGGAAGTTTTGGGTAAGAGTTGTATCTATTGCTGTTGACACTTTGACTTGTAGATTGGCGGCTGTAACCGCGTTCTGAATGTTCTTTATGGCAGGAAGAAGATATTGGGCCTCTGCAGCATCAGGGTGTACTTCATTGCCAACAGCAATGTACTTGAATTTGACATCAGCCGAGTAAGGTTGCACATTTTGCTGGACCCAATTTGTAGCTGCTGCAGCATCAGTGAGCTCTTGAAGACGGTCGTTGAGGATGGTGACTATGAGTTCTATGTTAGAACCTTTAAGGGCCTCCAAGGTTGCTTGGTTTGGCTCGTATATCCTCATCCTTCCAATTCCATTGCTTTTGTACAGATCAACGACTTCTGTATCAGTAGGTAAATTGTCGCCATTTCGTCCATAGCAGACACCCACAGATTGTGCACCTGAAATAAGCACGTAACAAAATTGATGAGGAGCAATTCCCTCTAAAACTGGTTTGAGACATTTAAACCATCAGTATATGAACAACTTTGTATGAGAAATGCTTTAATATATTAAAGGAATTCTGTAACACCCATAATAGTGATAATACTAATCAAGACACTGAGAAGTTTTCTTAGCATCACAGTAGAAAGAGAGACACAGGAAGCAAATGAGACAGTTTTTTTCTCCTTAATTTGTAGTGTTCAAATTATCTTCTAGTGGAACAGAACTACTTAATAAATCACAAATTTCAGCTTAATTTGGTAACATGGTTAAAGAACAAAGAGATAACAATGGCTACATGCATGCTCAAGTGCCAATATTGACTGCTACCTAGTTATGGAAAAGCTCAGTTACGACATATTTGACATGTTATGTGTCGAGCCTATCCATTTGGCGCACCATGCATAAAAGCATAAATCAATCTGTTAGAGTTACGAAAACCTAACAAGCTCCCTACGGCAAAAGAAAGTTTCGATCATACTAGTATTCTCTATGCCATATATTAAACTATATTGATGATCAAAACCATTATCTTATGCAGAGTTATGCGATACAAGATCGAAAACAGAAAGAGAGACCTGTCATTTGTAGAGCAGGCATCAACAGTACAAGGAGCAGCAATATGGGAGCCATGAAGGTATTTTTATGTGTTGTGTAGGAAAAATCCATGACGAAGAGGAAATAACTAACAAACTGATCCAAGTTTTGCTACATTAAATCTACGATCCCTGGACACCATTATATAGTATTCTGGAGTAGTAGTAGTACGTAGTATAGCTAGAGAATGACCCACGTAGAGGTAAGGACTCGTTACCAAGTTGGCAACAATCCCGTCAATCACTCCATGGATTAATAATATATATGGCACTGATTGGTTGTCTGCATTTGCATTTTCCTTGTTGAAAAGTAGTCATTAGGTTCATGTCCATTGCAGTACCGTTAAACTAAAGCAGATAGTCCAGAACTGCACGAAGCCAATTTGTTTGCAGGTCCAGGATTGGTCCAGGTTTGTAAAGTCAATTGAATTGAAGGACCCGTTTCTCTGTACATCTCTTAATTTAATGTAAAAGTTGACCCAGCCAGTTCTAATCTCTGCCTCCAATTTTCAACAAGGTCTTGTAGTAGCGTACGTATGTATCTTGAAGTGCTTAATGGGTTTGAAATTTGGCTTCTGGCTGAAAAAGAGGCTTCTAGCAAAGTCTTTTAACTATGAGCTCCTATTTTAACTTCCACTCCACACCAATCACCTTCCACCTCCTCACCAGCCACCTCTGGCAACATTACCCGAACAGCTCTCAAAACGTGAAAACGCCACTAGCCGTCTCTGGTAAAACAAGATTTCGGTTAATGTCAAGCTCTAACTAAGTTACTGTATAAGTTACGGTTAGAGGCCACTAAAAGGTAAAAACTTTAAATAGTACCTGAACTATTGCAAAAAGTTAACGTAGGTACTACATTTGGTAACGGCGCAATACTTTAGATACTATTgggataaaaaattaaaaaaataaaaaaatttctagataccaaaaaatatttttcgcaatagttcaggtatcatttagAGTTTATACTCCAACTGAAAATCAAGCACAGTTCAATGGTCAATACCATGAAGCTGTTTGAGCCTCAGCCCAACAAGATTTGTATTGTAAAATAAGCCTAATTTTCTTGCAGTATATGAAATCTATTTAATGTACCTAATTGCTTTTGTCAGGTCCCCAAACACTATCCATTGCTTGCTctcttttttttgtcatttaaaGAGATCTCTTGTAtcactcacttttcgatcacatattagCATCTCGACCGTTTATTTCTTAGAATTCCATGAATATATCACTTTTgcaaatttcaaccaaattgatgattgttaagctATCAAACTAAATTAAATTAATAGATGAATCAaatttgtccaacctgaaccattgatgtttataattgtaaatcatagTTATGAATGCAGAATACCTTAACAGTGGGGAGACTTataccactagaccaaatgctCATTTCTTAGATTCGTCCAACGACATTTTCCCTTTTACGATTACGTATATTTCTATGGATTTAATGTAAAAAAAGGTGTCCGATGGTCTAATAAGCATCAAAGCACAAGTTTGTATTTGGAACAAAAAGACATCTATGAAATTTATAATTTGTAGAACATTCTTCTGCTATCAAACAAGAAGCAGGATGAATAGTGGAATATACATTTTATGTATAAAGAATCAATGGGTGTACCaatgagaacaagaaaaatgctTTCAACTTCCCCACACAGTATCACAATCACACTAGTTTTTCttcaatctttctttctttcctttctttctaatttttttttccccttttttctTTGGTCATTAGTTTCCTCAAACCTctcaaccaaaatcaaaaacagaaGGGCACAAAACAACATCTCGTCACTTCTTAATTCCGATACTAGAGGAAATCCTCCTTCTTGTCGCTTCATTTCTGGTTTTGCCTCTTTAGATATCAGCTCATATCTACGCATCCTCTCTCTTTCACTCTCCTACACACAAACACACATCACATAGTAAGCATTCCTTCGTTTGGTATTTCAATATTCCTGTCACAGCTTGCGATCATCAGTCATTTCAAGGAAACAAAAGCCTGCTTTTCTCCTTCCTG harbors:
- the LOC133731720 gene encoding uncharacterized protein LOC133731720 is translated as MEQNPLQSDGGPDGLPVRSTTLITFSRRGRNRNPKAAQQRLEILRKTLNPIPFVPAKNPNLQRHEELLKRLGLWDFLHIQFDPTVRADLIAELIVNYNPQRRCSYVGEVRIRVSPADLGRALKLPVGVKSKKNVVAGEVEEAPAPAASEESIALVEDLVGNWVLLQEDEPREVLKWCKDIKEGLFGNVDWAGLIWFMVEKELLKGGGLQLGDCYYASHLQLLIKSQCESLFSDKGQGSRVEIELKEDGEEDGIMGGEDDFQGGRLEEHGIKLCLGEENVEKCYIEKVDVEEVDVEQENVEELDVDQENVEKVIGERVLVEVEDEDVMDVEEFKEEEPTQWLLSGKGNLKGPCLQRCNLHGVEDLGCGDERKNYMELGEEEEDDQEGGFDLSMKGFSLEGLSSGSLMQVMEGGHIPLGSGMPLHDHLATDFPSSRWDLMLPGSSSLSGNGHKREFSHENDNSDHGLDGNKRLRTDGPWHSKMPGDFDVCMEHIQQWMGKMEDIQQWMGKARIMYVAKEQECEDTKMKQQLLLVELQKRDEFIEHLHKARTEDQQKRQTEKYRFEHEVYLMQNLLNGYRKALKATQKAFAEYKARNPQADEPLYRDVPGSGGLVLSTRELEKLRLKQEEEERMRRLVIETKIKDFEAGWISKFEAHHKSVEVVSNRLLGVEKEVKLLNEQLTKQRLSETPEHTPNES
- the LOC133731721 gene encoding glucan endo-1,3-beta-glucosidase-like, whose translation is MDFSYTTHKNTFMAPILLLLVLLMPALQMTGAQSVGVCYGRNGDNLPTDTEVVDLYKSNGIGRMRIYEPNQATLEALKGSNIELIVTILNDRLQELTDAAAATNWVQQNVQPYSADVKFKYIAVGNEVHPDAAEAQYLLPAIKNIQNAVTAANLQVKVSTAIDTTLTQNFPPSSGAFSDAANSFITPVITFLGNNGSPLLANIYPYFAYIGNPADIKLEYALFTSPGVVVQDGSNGYQNLFDALLDTLYSALEKAGAPNMAIVVSESGWPSAGSDAATTGNAGTYYSNLIKHVKTGTPKRPNGGIETYLFAMFDENLKTGDEVEKHFGLFSPNKQPKYQLTFG